One window of Methanothermobacter tenebrarum genomic DNA carries:
- a CDS encoding AAA family ATPase, whose amino-acid sequence MKIIGLAGMPGSGKGVVSSIAGEMGYHIIRMGDIIREEARKRGEDPGETAVKLRREHGEYIIAEKCIPKIENTKGEKILIEGIRSPYEVEIFKKHYRGFRIISIFSTRRTRFKRLQRRGRKDDTKDYQKFLERDQRELGFGLGDVIATSDYLIINEGPLHKFKENAKRILKKV is encoded by the coding sequence ATGAAGATTATAGGATTGGCTGGGATGCCTGGATCGGGTAAAGGAGTGGTATCAAGTATTGCAGGGGAAATGGGCTACCATATAATACGGATGGGGGACATCATAAGGGAAGAGGCGAGGAAAAGGGGTGAAGATCCCGGGGAGACGGCGGTCAAATTAAGGAGGGAACACGGAGAATATATAATAGCGGAAAAATGCATCCCCAAAATAGAAAATACTAAAGGGGAGAAGATACTAATAGAGGGTATAAGAAGCCCCTACGAGGTTGAAATATTCAAAAAACACTACAGGGGATTCAGGATAATATCAATATTCTCCACCAGGAGGACAAGATTCAAACGTCTCCAGAGGAGGGGGAGAAAAGACGATACAAAAGATTACCAAAAGTTCCTAGAAAGAGACCAGAGGGAATTAGGATTCGGCCTTGGAGATGTTATAGCAACATCAGATTACCTCATAATAAATGAGGGGCCCCTCCATAAATTCAAAGAAAACGCAAAAAGGATACTAAAAAAAGTTTGA
- a CDS encoding 4-phosphopantoate--beta-alanine ligase, whose translation MVEKGHPRYRSLKLREKILEAYHKGVLADAGIIAHGRGEAFDYLIGEKTRRPALRAIKAAAALLLLAEDPVLSVNGNTAALISEGIVELARLLDAKIEINLFHRTPQRVKLIEEILKRAGAREVLGTDREKLKHLKGIKSPRATASPRGIYTADVVLVPLEDGDRAEMLKRAGKTIITVDLNPLSRTSRKADISITDNIVRAIPLLIRYVKKLKGCKRDELKKILEGFDNKKNLEDMLRLIDLQRMRKL comes from the coding sequence ATGGTTGAGAAGGGGCATCCACGTTATAGGTCATTGAAGTTGCGGGAAAAGATCCTAGAAGCCTACCATAAAGGGGTGCTCGCAGATGCTGGTATCATAGCCCATGGGAGGGGAGAAGCCTTCGATTACCTTATAGGGGAAAAAACGAGAAGACCAGCACTCCGGGCTATTAAAGCAGCCGCTGCACTACTATTACTGGCCGAGGACCCGGTATTGTCAGTGAATGGTAATACGGCCGCTCTCATCTCAGAGGGGATAGTTGAACTCGCAAGACTATTAGATGCGAAGATAGAGATAAACTTATTCCATAGAACACCCCAGAGGGTTAAACTCATAGAAGAGATACTCAAAAGAGCAGGGGCCAGGGAAGTCCTTGGAACGGATCGGGAAAAGCTCAAACACCTTAAGGGTATAAAGAGTCCGAGGGCCACGGCGAGTCCAAGGGGCATATACACTGCGGATGTTGTCCTAGTACCCCTAGAGGATGGTGACCGGGCCGAGATGCTTAAAAGGGCTGGTAAAACCATCATAACAGTGGACCTCAACCCACTGTCGAGAACATCCCGGAAGGCGGATATTAGCATCACAGATAACATAGTAAGGGCTATACCCCTCCTTATAAGGTATGTGAAAAAATTAAAGGGTTGCAAAAGGGATGAACTAAAAAAGATCCTAGAAGGATTTGACAATAAAAAGAACCTGGAGGATATGCTCCGTCTAATAGACCTTCAAAGGATGCGAAAACTTTAG
- a CDS encoding M42 family metallopeptidase → MFDLMRRLSEANGISGFEDEIREIIKDELNGQVDNIEEDNLGNLIITREGDPEAPSIMLAAHMDEIGLMVRYIDKKGFIKFSKIGGINDQMLLNQPVEIHGKKGPIAGVIGSKPPHRMKPKERKKITSYEKMFIDIGAASKEDAEKLIRIGDPITFKVPFKELPNSLFTGKALDNRIGCLILIEVLKAAESKATIYGVGTVQEEVGLKGARTSAFKLNPDMALALDVTIAGDHPGMEEEDAPAKLGHGPAIILTDASGKGIITHKRIRDWLLSTAKEEDIPIQLEVSEGGTTDATAIHLTRAGIPAGVVSVPTRYIHTPVSVASMDDIKNCVKLILKALERL, encoded by the coding sequence ATGTTTGATTTAATGAGGCGTTTATCAGAAGCCAATGGCATATCAGGTTTTGAAGATGAGATAAGAGAGATAATAAAAGATGAACTAAATGGACAAGTGGATAATATAGAAGAGGACAACCTTGGAAACCTTATAATAACCAGAGAAGGCGACCCCGAGGCTCCCAGTATAATGTTAGCAGCTCACATGGATGAGATAGGCCTCATGGTACGCTACATTGACAAGAAAGGTTTCATAAAGTTTTCAAAGATCGGTGGGATAAACGATCAGATGCTACTCAACCAACCAGTAGAAATCCATGGAAAAAAGGGTCCAATAGCAGGGGTCATAGGTTCAAAGCCTCCGCATAGGATGAAACCAAAGGAGAGAAAAAAGATTACAAGTTATGAGAAGATGTTCATAGACATAGGAGCGGCCTCAAAAGAAGACGCGGAAAAACTCATAAGAATTGGAGACCCCATAACCTTTAAAGTCCCATTCAAGGAACTCCCAAACAGCCTATTCACTGGTAAAGCCCTTGACAATAGAATAGGCTGCCTCATACTAATAGAGGTTTTAAAGGCGGCTGAATCCAAGGCAACAATATATGGTGTTGGGACGGTCCAAGAAGAAGTGGGCCTCAAGGGTGCGAGGACATCAGCATTCAAATTAAACCCTGACATGGCCCTGGCACTTGATGTTACAATAGCAGGGGATCATCCAGGCATGGAAGAAGAGGATGCTCCAGCCAAACTCGGCCACGGACCGGCAATAATCTTAACCGATGCAAGTGGTAAGGGTATAATAACCCACAAAAGGATCAGAGATTGGCTTCTTTCAACCGCAAAGGAAGAGGACATACCCATACAATTAGAAGTTAGTGAGGGTGGTACAACAGATGCCACAGCAATACATTTAACCCGCGCGGGTATACCAGCAGGTGTTGTCTCAGTACCCACAAGGTATATTCACACGCCTGTAAGTGTTGCGAGCATGGATGATATTAAAAATTGTGTTAAGCTCATCCTAAAGGCCCTTGAACGCCTATAG
- a CDS encoding ATPase domain-containing protein produces MGEFEKFQRISTGIEDLDEILGGFPVGRSILITGGAGSGKTIMGLQFAIKSAQDGLGTVYITTEEDESDLNFQCNSFGWDIRPLIEDGRLEIMSLAATRAIVTEAEMKIGIESMNEDIGRLLEAVPPDTRVLIIDNLGSHTGNLTPYEFRNRFDFFVYELKKRNITSLIILDSATAREFNEIALFSVYGAINLIKRENPYTGRRERVMDIVKMRSTRTPIDFVPYRIGENGIEIIEKVKYE; encoded by the coding sequence TTGGGAGAATTTGAAAAATTTCAGAGGATAAGTACAGGTATAGAAGACTTGGATGAGATATTGGGGGGATTCCCAGTAGGTCGCAGCATACTCATAACAGGGGGGGCTGGTTCTGGTAAAACGATAATGGGTTTGCAATTCGCTATAAAAAGTGCACAGGATGGTCTTGGGACAGTATATATCACCACAGAAGAGGATGAGAGCGACCTTAATTTCCAATGCAACTCCTTCGGCTGGGATATAAGACCATTAATCGAGGATGGTAGACTAGAGATAATGAGCCTAGCCGCTACCAGGGCCATAGTTACAGAGGCTGAGATGAAGATCGGCATCGAATCAATGAACGAGGACATTGGAAGGCTCCTAGAGGCGGTTCCACCCGATACTAGAGTGCTTATCATAGACAATCTCGGGAGTCACACTGGCAATTTAACACCCTATGAGTTCAGGAATAGGTTTGACTTCTTCGTATATGAATTGAAGAAGAGGAATATAACAAGTCTGATAATACTTGATAGTGCAACGGCCAGGGAATTTAATGAGATAGCATTATTCTCAGTTTATGGTGCTATAAACCTTATAAAGAGGGAGAATCCTTACACTGGTAGAAGGGAAAGGGTCATGGATATCGTTAAGATGCGTAGTACAAGAACCCCAATCGACTTTGTACCTTATAGGATAGGTGAAAACGGGATCGAAATAATAGAAAAGGTAAAATATGAATAG
- a CDS encoding methanogen output domain 1-containing protein: MPVFASIVPPQLRNSIIKNFGDKFEKNLKPSFNEHMKRKGLLSQIRTGKIENPKKIFKAYISWLESFLKNLGIKTRIIEDDYYKFEFVTFPWSDHMRINPMFSLMFRTILLRSFTWTKLKGKVVQTSKREKLEFEFHI, from the coding sequence ATACCAGTATTTGCATCAATAGTCCCCCCACAGCTTAGGAATAGTATAATAAAAAATTTCGGGGACAAATTCGAAAAAAACCTCAAACCCTCATTCAATGAACATATGAAAAGAAAGGGCCTATTATCCCAGATCAGAACAGGGAAAATAGAAAATCCTAAGAAAATCTTCAAAGCCTATATATCATGGTTGGAGTCATTCCTCAAAAACCTTGGAATAAAAACAAGAATAATAGAAGATGACTATTACAAATTCGAATTCGTAACATTCCCTTGGAGTGACCATATGAGGATAAATCCCATGTTTTCACTCATGTTCAGAACAATACTCTTGAGAAGCTTCACATGGACAAAACTCAAAGGGAAGGTAGTGCAAACATCTAAAAGGGAAAAACTCGAATTCGAATTCCACATATAA
- a CDS encoding ATP-binding response regulator, whose protein sequence is MVEDESIVALDIKHRAELLGYEVVGIASSGEEALELTREKKPDLVLMDIVLKGEVDGIEAAEIIKREYDIPVVYLTAHADKETLKRAKLTEPFGYLIKPFDDREFQSVIEVATYKHLMDSKLRISEKRYRKLVESSPDLIMLLDRTGRIVLLNNAFERVTGFPRKKFYKRHVRILEEMGIISGGESEKLMDELIKPFKDRLDDPVKVKIKDKNGKEHYLEFYATTIKNGENFIQVIGYDITAKVEADERRLKLIREKNKKRTIWFPPISHTSICINSPPTA, encoded by the coding sequence GTGGTTGAAGATGAGAGCATAGTAGCCCTTGACATTAAACATAGGGCTGAATTGTTAGGCTATGAGGTTGTGGGTATAGCAAGTTCAGGGGAGGAAGCCCTAGAACTTACTAGGGAGAAGAAACCGGACCTAGTCCTCATGGATATAGTCCTAAAGGGTGAAGTGGATGGTATAGAAGCTGCGGAGATAATAAAGAGGGAGTATGATATTCCAGTAGTGTATCTCACAGCCCACGCTGATAAAGAAACCCTTAAAAGGGCTAAGCTGACAGAACCATTCGGTTATCTTATAAAGCCATTCGATGATAGGGAATTTCAGAGTGTAATTGAAGTAGCCACATACAAGCATTTGATGGATTCAAAGCTTAGGATAAGCGAGAAAAGGTACCGTAAACTAGTAGAGTCTTCACCGGATCTAATCATGCTCTTGGATAGGACTGGGAGGATTGTGCTCCTTAATAACGCTTTTGAAAGGGTTACAGGGTTCCCAAGGAAAAAATTTTATAAGAGGCATGTTAGGATCCTCGAAGAGATGGGTATTATCAGCGGGGGAGAATCTGAGAAGCTCATGGATGAACTTATAAAACCATTCAAGGACCGCCTGGATGATCCGGTAAAGGTGAAAATAAAAGACAAGAACGGGAAAGAACACTACCTTGAGTTTTATGCCACCACTATAAAAAATGGGGAAAATTTTATACAGGTTATAGGATATGATATAACAGCAAAGGTGGAAGCTGATGAAAGAAGATTAAAGTTGATCAGGGAAAAAAACAAGAAGAGAACTATATGGTTTCCTCCTATCAGCCATACCAGTATTTGCATCAATAGTCCCCCCACAGCTTAG
- the trm14 gene encoding tRNA (guanine(6)-N2)-methyltransferase yields the protein MQVYATTHRGLERVTAEEIRELGGKLQKYGNGRVYFKCDERLISSLNYHMRTCERIIVLLKSVKVTGLEDIYKEIKDIDFSFIKPNESFAVRSKRVGVHDFNSMDIARVAGDAIIESYQSSAKKRLKVNLDSPDNIIRVELIHDLLLVGVDTTGDKGLHRRGYRVYQHPAPLNPTIAAALIRISDWRPEKILVDPMCGSGTILVEAALVGSDIPPGRVREGGELPFNPKLKILGVEKFGKHVKGCRETLSKLGIDFIKVIQGDAEHLDQHVKEADTIVTNPPYGIRIGRKSKIKKLYHNFLKTAKDILTENGSITLLTPHEKILKSTATKLDYEWSETPIVYGNLPVKIFKLTI from the coding sequence ATGCAGGTATATGCTACAACACACAGGGGATTGGAAAGGGTAACAGCAGAAGAAATCCGAGAACTCGGGGGTAAACTACAAAAATATGGTAATGGTAGAGTCTATTTTAAGTGTGATGAAAGGTTGATCAGCAGCTTAAATTATCATATGCGAACCTGTGAAAGGATCATAGTACTACTCAAATCCGTGAAGGTCACAGGACTCGAGGATATCTACAAGGAGATTAAAGACATTGATTTTTCATTTATAAAACCAAATGAAAGTTTCGCTGTAAGATCAAAAAGAGTGGGCGTACACGACTTCAACTCCATGGACATTGCAAGGGTTGCTGGTGACGCGATCATAGAAAGCTACCAATCCTCCGCTAAAAAACGCCTCAAAGTAAACCTGGACTCCCCCGATAACATAATCAGGGTCGAATTAATCCATGACCTTCTACTGGTGGGCGTTGACACCACAGGGGATAAGGGCCTGCATAGGAGGGGCTACAGAGTATACCAGCACCCAGCACCACTCAACCCGACGATAGCGGCTGCGCTCATCAGAATATCGGATTGGAGGCCGGAGAAGATACTTGTAGATCCCATGTGTGGTAGTGGTACAATACTGGTCGAAGCAGCCCTCGTGGGGAGTGACATCCCCCCGGGTCGGGTTAGAGAAGGTGGAGAACTCCCATTCAACCCTAAACTTAAAATTTTAGGCGTTGAAAAGTTCGGGAAACACGTTAAGGGTTGCCGGGAAACGCTATCAAAACTTGGGATAGACTTCATCAAGGTCATACAAGGTGACGCGGAGCATCTAGATCAGCATGTTAAAGAAGCCGATACTATCGTGACAAACCCACCATATGGGATCAGGATCGGGAGAAAATCTAAGATCAAGAAACTTTATCATAACTTCCTCAAGACCGCGAAGGATATCCTCACAGAAAATGGGAGTATAACACTCTTAACACCCCATGAGAAAATCCTAAAAAGTACAGCTACAAAATTAGACTATGAATGGAGTGAAACACCTATAGTCTATGGTAATCTACCAGTGAAAATATTCAAACTAACTATATAA
- a CDS encoding GMP synthase subunit A — MIFIVNNYGQYNHRIHRTLRYLNIPSKMIPNTIPVDTLLEYEPTGIIIGGGPSLEEAGNSIEYIKKIRVPILGICLGHQLMALAFNGTVGSAKSEEYAQIEIEILDEDDIFKGLGPHMSVWASHKDEVKILPENFKVLARSSICEIEAMKHVRRPLYGVQFHPEVHHTPEGPRIFENFYSVCEGVE; from the coding sequence ATGATATTCATTGTGAACAATTATGGACAATACAATCATAGGATCCATCGGACGCTACGATACCTTAATATACCCTCAAAGATGATACCAAATACCATCCCAGTTGACACCCTCCTAGAATATGAGCCCACCGGGATCATAATAGGTGGGGGACCTTCATTAGAGGAGGCTGGGAATTCCATAGAATATATAAAGAAGATTAGGGTGCCCATACTTGGCATATGCCTTGGACATCAGCTCATGGCCCTAGCATTCAATGGTACTGTTGGCAGTGCAAAATCCGAGGAATACGCCCAGATAGAAATAGAAATACTAGACGAAGACGATATATTCAAGGGCCTCGGACCTCATATGAGTGTATGGGCTTCGCACAAGGATGAAGTTAAAATCTTACCAGAAAACTTTAAAGTCCTTGCAAGGTCAAGTATATGTGAGATAGAAGCCATGAAACATGTTAGAAGGCCACTTTATGGTGTGCAGTTTCATCCTGAGGTTCATCACACACCAGAGGGTCCTAGGATATTCGAAAACTTCTATAGTGTATGTGAAGGTGTAGAATAA
- the guaA gene encoding glutamine-hydrolyzing GMP synthase, which produces MFKPSDFIKKAVEDIKERVGDGRAIIALSGGVDSSVASVLASKAIGDRLVAVFVDHGLLREGEVDYVKETFSDRLNLRFIDASDRFLEELRGVTDPEEKRRIIGRVFIEVFEEVAGEIGAEYLVQGTIAPDWIESEGKIKSHHNVTLPHGLVLKIVEPLRELYKDEVRILARELGLPDKIIKRQPFPGPGLAVRIIGEITPEKIRICRRANAIVEEEIIAAGLDEILWQYFAVLTDTMVTGVKGDIRDFGYLVVLRMVESIDAMTARVPELPWDIIRRISKRITAEIPEVTHVALSVSDKPPSTIEFA; this is translated from the coding sequence ATGTTCAAACCATCAGATTTCATAAAAAAGGCAGTAGAGGATATAAAAGAGCGTGTAGGTGATGGTAGGGCTATAATAGCCCTATCAGGTGGTGTTGACAGTTCAGTTGCGTCCGTACTCGCTAGTAAGGCTATAGGTGATAGGCTAGTAGCAGTATTCGTGGATCATGGCCTCCTAAGGGAGGGTGAAGTAGATTATGTCAAGGAAACTTTCAGCGACCGCCTTAACCTACGTTTCATCGACGCATCAGACAGGTTCCTAGAAGAACTCAGAGGCGTAACAGACCCCGAGGAAAAGCGCAGGATAATCGGCAGAGTATTCATAGAAGTATTCGAGGAGGTTGCCGGGGAAATAGGCGCAGAATACCTCGTCCAGGGGACGATAGCGCCTGATTGGATTGAAAGTGAGGGTAAGATCAAATCACACCATAACGTAACCCTACCACATGGCCTCGTCCTGAAGATAGTTGAACCCCTAAGGGAACTCTACAAGGATGAAGTCCGCATACTCGCCAGGGAACTTGGCCTCCCAGATAAGATAATCAAGAGACAACCATTCCCAGGTCCCGGGCTTGCAGTTAGGATAATAGGGGAGATAACCCCTGAGAAGATTAGAATATGTAGAAGGGCTAATGCTATAGTGGAGGAGGAGATAATAGCCGCGGGATTAGATGAAATACTCTGGCAATACTTCGCAGTACTCACTGATACAATGGTCACAGGCGTTAAAGGGGACATAAGAGATTTTGGCTATCTTGTAGTTTTAAGGATGGTGGAATCAATAGACGCCATGACAGCAAGGGTACCCGAACTACCATGGGACATCATAAGGAGGATATCCAAGCGCATAACAGCTGAGATACCCGAGGTGACACATGTAGCCCTCTCAGTGAGTGATAAGCCGCCAAGCACCATAGAATTCGCATAA